Within Channa argus isolate prfri chromosome 4, Channa argus male v1.0, whole genome shotgun sequence, the genomic segment AAAAGtaaacaaactcaatactcataTGAAATACTCAATACTCATATAAAAGTATTTTCCTAAAAATAGTCCACTACAAGTAGAACCACTTCActttttacttgtgttttaaaatataccTAAAGTACAAAGGCATAAAACAACAATTCTCAAAGGTTGAGAATTATGTCAAAAATTACACAGTAATCAATATAAAAATGAGGGTCTAAGATCTCAGTCAGCTACAAACTTGTAGAACAAAGCAGTCATTAAAGGTGGAACTGGTTTTATCCAGTTTGTGTTCTGATTGATAGGTAATTCATAATGCTACACTTATTGGTATATAAAATTTTTAGAAGAATCTAATTCTGCAAACTGTAACTACTAACTaaacctgtaaaataaatgtagtggagtagaagtacaatattttcctctgagttgtggagtaaacataaaaatgtgataaaatggaaacacaaaagaaaagtacCTCGGAATTCTACTTAATTACAGTGCTTGAGTGAATGTTCTTAGTTGTCTACCACTTATAATTATATTCATCccttaaatgcatgtaaatgcatattttacCTGTTCTTATCTAATtgaatttcacatttcttttcacagcCTCTTCAACAACACCAAATCCAACTCAAAATGTCCTGAATGTTACTGACTTTAAAAAACGTCCCACTTCTACGGAATTTGGTAAGTAACTATTTGATAGTTAGATAGATAGAAATACTTAATTGACTGACCTATTTATTGACTGTATGGGGTTATTTCAGTTATCATTTCATCCTGCATCGTTTTCTAATGCTGGAGAACAGTGTACTTTAAGTTATTAttgaatatgaataaatgaagaGATGCATTATAAAACATTACTGTTATGAATCACATTTTCTCAGGGTTTCGACATcacaaatttttactttttctttttctttttgtactctGACCACGCACGCACATGCCATCCACCAGACTGAAAATGTCTAAATCCATTCTACAAGCATGTTAATTTTTAGTTTATCTACTAAAGAACTACAGGAAATGTGCTTTTTGTGCAATCTCACCTTATGCATGCAAAGTAGAGTTTCACATTAAACTCGATGTTGTGGTAGTAAATGTGTGATGTGAAGAAGACATTTACTAACACAATCTGGAAAGTAAAGAGAAattttttgtggaaaaaaaattggTTGTTCTCACAAATCTCGCTGCTTTTCACACTGCTAGTCACAGAATGTTTTCCCTGATGTAGGATGCagaaaatataaactttattttcattatataaataaacatgtcaAATTCACCTTCATCCAGAGTCAGTATTTTTTCATAAGACTTATAGTTATTAACAGGTCGCCGAATTACAAGATTGGTAGGACAGATCAGAAAAAGATTAAACAATTTCATGAGTTTACTGATTTCGTTTATAAGCTTAGTGGCTTTTATTGCTATTAGCATTTATGTGATGTCTGTACCATCACTGCTAAGTGACTcttatctttgtctttctgcagaaTCACCAAACAATTTCATCAATGTTACTGTTTCTGCAAAGCCTCTAGACACAACCACTGAATatggtaaaacaactttgagcagtgaggaaacaaaaacaaatctatctTTGACTACATGGGAAGAAGATGGTACTAAAGCCATTACTACAGAGTCAGCATCATTTCATCTAGAACATAACAACGACATCTTTATGATGAATGATaccaacacagaaaatgtcacagaGCCACCAGTAAAATTATCAACAGGTGGGAATTATTGTACTCATACAATAAAAGTACTGAATTCTGAGTAAATGTAgctataattttaaattattccaTGTTTGTCTCGTGTCCTAATAACTGCATTTGTATATAACATGTAGTTTCATTTTGCAGCACTACTTCCTCAAAACTTTGATCACAACAGTGAGGTCGTCAACAGCACTAATAATATCACTGATACGACCATAACAAGGGGTAAGAACTGTCCCTCTTCATTTCCTGTATTTGTTGTCTGTTTAACCAGTAACTTAGATGACAGGATACAGTAATTTCCCCAAACTAAATTTCAACCTTGATGTACTCATATATTTGTAATGAGAGTGTACTGTATAACCCCAATTAGTATTTTCTACAGAATTAGTATCGCCCAAAGTAGAGTTTCACATTAAACTTGATTTTGTGGTAGTAAATGTGTGATGTAATGCAGACATTTACTATCTTTTATAGACTTATAGTTATTAACAGGTAAATCATGACAGAATTATGTGTGAAGCAAATAACCAAAACTTACATTaagtataatgttttgttttattctacaGCTTTGCTCTCTGAAGATCAAAACAGAGATGCCTTTAATGGGAGTGGGATTATTATTGGTGAAATTATGGAAAGTGGTAAGACACTGTATGTGTATTATGTGTAATTGGTATCAGTGTTGGTTCATATATTTTGGTTCAGCAGTTTTTCTCTTCCATCAAATCCCTTCCACTATTCTTAATTTACtaaattaaagatttatttccaagcatcagtgaaagaaaaaaaatcggtctaaaatatttttaatataatcttTTTATAATTACTTTAGGCTCTCCATATTTACCCCAGGACAAGCAGTTGAATTTAACTGCCAATGAAAAATGGAGGAAAACTGGTCAGTAAATCCTGCAGGTggcatttctgtttgtttgtttcatttcttcaagctgatttttttccctgtaGAATCACAGAGACCTCCTGACAACAACAAAGacgttttaaatgtttctgattCTGAGAAGCTTCTTGACAGAGAATTGGAACCTGgtaaataaataactatttcTAGttatgtaaatactgtaaagacAAGTCTAACTTTTAATATTGGAGAAGTTAACTTATTAAAACCTGTTTCTTTCATATTCTAGAATTTGTATCATTTAACCaagacaacaaccacaacagctttAATGATACTAACACAGAGAACGTTACAGAAGTGCCAGTGTTATTAGTAAGAGGTAAGAGGATCtgtgttttgaattttatgtACGTTAACTTCAATGCACTTTTGTCTCTTGTGTTAAACTGAAAGGTTGCAGCAATGTAGCACGAGTAGAGGCGGTAAAGGTTATTATATTGTTTCACTCTATAGCATCACTTGATGTGGAACAAAGCCGTGATGCCTTCAATGCCAGCAAAGCCATGACTAAAACACCTATGAAAAGTGGTAAGAAACATTTAgtaatactgtatttaatattgATATTATCTAATACACATTAAGATTTAACATTTGCTAATATGTTTGAAAGGCTTACTTAAAGattttttcagttatttcagggttaatttaaaatatagttatagttataatTACTGTACACAATACAATAGGCCTACTGtggcagcaaacagaaaaaaaatattcacaattaTACTTGAGCTGCAGTTCAAATCAGATGAAGTCACCTGGTGCAGCTTAACTTTTAATATTCAATGTTTTAAGAtttcaacagaatatttaaagtACATAATATCTCAtccttcatttgtttatttatgtcctttttttttgcagaaccACCAACGTCACATCCAGCTGACAACAGCAGGGATGATTTGTATGTTACTGAATCTGAGAACCttcttgaaataaaaattgaacCAGGTAAACAACCATTTTGAGTGGCAGGGAGATAAACCCTTCATAATCTCAAAAACCTGTTAAATCCAATACTGTTTTAACTTCTAGAGtcaaaatcatttcaaatcGGCAACAACATCTCCAATGACACCAACACAGAGAATGTTACAGAAGCACCAATAAAATCAACAACAGGTAGAAAAACTTACAAGTAACAACGGCCTAAAAAAACGGGTGCTTAGTCTTTAATATCTGGCACTGGACTGTAACCCCATTAGTGTCTCTatgtaatatttgtttcatttaatttcacagTTGCAGATGCTGTAGACCTTTCTCAAATGAAGGGCATCCTCAATAACAGTGAAAACTTTAATGATATACCTATGAAAAGTGGTAAGAAACTGTCCGTTTATTCCCCCTTTCTAAAAAACCCCATACAGTACATCATCCattaaacaattcaaaaatgtaatgtattccAAGGctgaataaaatacattaacaatGGTATGATTTGTAATCACTTTGCAGAACTGACACAGAGTAAACATTCTCTgtcaattttaaatttaagatATTCAAtaggctttttcttttttctttaggcTCTTCCTCACGACTACAGAAGATCAATGTAACAACCAatgacagtttgaaaaaaacaggttaaaacattaaattataataagCCTCAAACTACGTATGTTCTCCAATTATGAAGCtattaaatgatttattgaaaaactgaaatacctATCTATGTTTATCTAGGGTGCAGAATTAAATCCATTAAATGTCCGAAGAGagacaacaaaatgcaaagcaCATTTGGAGCCTGGATGTCAGATGGATTATGGCTGGATGAAGCTCGATACTGGATGGCCGATCATTTTTCAGGTGATTTATTGAAGACAACAGCTAAAACCAAGTCATTCATCACAGTTTCCTAAGTTATTGTGGATTTTACATACTGTGTAAACATTTCTTTCCCAGGGCGCATTTTGGTGGAGTACGACAATATTTCTCTATTTCACAGCAGAAGAAACAGCACTATAGATGTTGGGAAGTACTACCAGGGGTGTGGTCATGTTGTTTACAATAGGACATTTTATTTCCACCATGGAGGAACAAATAGGCTCATAAAGTACGAGTTTGTGGTAAACACATAATAACACTAGTTCTTTCTTTCCAAACTGAGTTTTTATGGATGTTATGTAACATGTGACTCATCAATAATATACCCATCAATATTTTGATTTTACAGATTTGACCTTAACACCAGGAGAACAAATACTCTGGTCTTGGAAGGAAGCAGATATAATGACCGGAATTATCTTTTTTGCAACTCTAAAACCTATTTCAAGTTTGCCGTTGATGAAAATGGACTTTGGGTCATTTTTGGGTCAGACACGGATGATGATATAATGGTTGCAAAGCTCAACCCTGACACCTTCTCTTTGGAGTCTGTTGTTCGCACCGCCTATCCTACAACTAAAgctggaaatgcttttattttatgtgggGTGTTGTATTTTACAGATAATAATGACAGAAGAGTGACATACGCCTTTGATTTAAAGAAAGAGATTTCTGTTAATGTAAGTTTTGATTTAAGGCCAGCTGATGGCATCTTGGCTATGTTGTCTTACTATCCTAACAGAAGGAGTTTGTATATGTGGGACAACAGAAGTTTGAAAACCTGCAGTGTTAAACTCAAAATAAcctaaaacaaaccaaatgttttgtaaagtgagcaataaagtattttttatgtCATGAAACGGTGACCTGATTTTAACACAGGAGGTAAATGGTAGTGGGGGGTTTTGAGCTTTATATCATAGtgcaaaataattttgttgGGATTTGCGGAATCAAACGgtctgctttaatttaaaacaaagacaatacaaATAtatctacacaaacacacatatatatgtatatatacgcATATATATGTACaaagtatatatatacacacacacacacacagacacatatatacatatatatatctatacacacacacacacacatatgtatgtatgtgtatgtatatatatatatatatatatgatatgatgcatatatatatatatatatatatatatatatatatatatatatatatatatatatatatatatatatatatatatatatatatatatatatatatatatatatattatgatGCATATATAAATGACAATTCAAAGTTGAAGGTAAGTCTAAAACTTCACAAATGTATATTATGAAATATCAGTGAATGCTTTTTATGTGAAAAGCCTAAGATGCTTTGCTGCAGTAGCCAAAATGGATCAGTGTGGTCCCTGCTTCAGTGGACTGTTGGTGACTTATTCTTAATAAGTCACCAACAGTAATAAGAATAACagggtttttaaaaagtcaagatATGGATAAAAAGCTcagagaaaataactttttcagAATTTTGAAAACTCAGGAAAATCTACATGTTTCAAATAGCTTAGTTGTGTGGCAGCAGCAGAGTGGAATCAGGACCACAGCAAAGAGTCTGGCACAAACACGGGTCACAGAAGACAACAGCAGGAACATTAGAGATTATTCAACAAAGTAACACagggttatttttgtttttttgtttttttattcaaaaattCTGATCCACTAATTGAAGAAGTCTGTATAATTAGCTGGTGCCTGGTGCTTTGCAAATTGAATGTTGCAGCTAATATATAAtcaatgtttttgtaatatttgcGAACCCAAACTTCCAAGGCCACTTTTCGTTTTgcgagagagacatacacatttACAAGGATCACCCAAATGCAACACGGTTCCTACGTGCGAAGATTTTTTTGAACGCACCAGCTGTTCTTCTAGATCTCTATATATTTGGATAGACCTAAATGCATAGACGTAAAGGGAACCGTCATATTGCTTAAACCGTTTACACTGATTAAATCCCATCTCTCACACTGTAATCAGAAAGAGGGCTGGCTAGCTAGTTAGCCGAGTGACCGACCTAGTTTAGAACAGCTAGCATTACATCACTTTGGTCCGTCTCCCACCTGGGAAACAGCGGCCTAAATAACTCAGCGCTTAACACTTCATGTGCAGGTACTGTGATATTAGTATGACACACTGACCTGTCAAACcgaaacacaaaagcaaaggcTGCAGTGACTTAGCAAATTTCTATTTCCGAAGAGACTGTCGCTGTCAGGAGTCGACTGGTTTCATCCTAGCTCGTGAGTACaactaacgttagctagctagTAAACGGCTGCAGGTTACCTCGCCACTTTTTGGTGTAATTGGTTAAAATACCGATTCGAATTCGGCCAACTATGGTGTTGTTTTATTGCTGGCCGTGACACTGCTGTAATCCAGCTAACGTAAGTCACTGCGTGGTCTGTCCAACGACAACAATTTTTCACTTCCACTGACGGAAAACGCTAGGTGGCTTCGCTTGGGCCTAGCTTGAGCAGCCAGCAGATAGGATAGCTGTTTATTTAGCGCCAGTAAAACCAGCTGCATTGTTTATTTTGCGATTTTCCGTTGGTGTTGACTGGCaggatgttttttgtttcagtagCTCGTgcaattattacatttcatgTGGTTGTGTGAATTTGCTAAATAACACTTGACGACCACCTTCACTAGATCTGTTTTGCTAAAGCTGATCTCTCATGTTTAATACTGCCAGCTTCTCCTGTCTTTGTGTACGGGGATAACCTTATGTTCGTTTTCAGGGTTTTGGAACAAAAGAGGAGTTATGTCCTGTCCATGTACTTCGGCTGCCAGGTTGTTTCTAAACACGGTAAACAGAGGTAAGAAACATGAAAGTAATGTACACCGCCTGTCAGGTGGCGGAAACTTCATGACATTGTGCCTTATAGTACAGCCCGTAAAGCAGATCTCCGGCTGCTTGTTATGACAGACCTGCAGTGTCAACAGCAGGTGGAAAACGTATCTTTTAAAGTTGAATACCTGCAGCTAAACTAACGGTGTTACACAACTTGGCCTCTCACAGACCTTCAGCTACAGCCGTCACCTATTTTCAGAGCAACGATGCAAAAATAGTTTAAAGTAtaacttaaaacacaaaatagtgTTTATGGCTATGGCTACGTTATCTTCAGCTAGCGGCTAGATACCCACATGCTCATgtgctgaaaacacaaatacaaaacagtgAAATTGCAACAACACTTATGAATATTATGGATTGTATGCTCCTCATTATGAACTGTTCTTGATAAAATGCAGTGCGTCTAACTGATAAGATGACACATTTTGACACCTGATGAGTTGTAAAGTAAATAGATAGTACatttaagcttttttattttaacttatttttagttatttattgattagtttaagtgtaaaataaatgatcaaaatggCCATTATAGTTTGTTAGGACAAATGTTGACAATCACATTAGCTACTTGTTTAAACTGTAGTTACAATTTTACaaatatgtacatttgttttgttgtgattgttgtgAATTCATAATGTTACTAGGGTTTAAAAGTTATTGCTGATGTTATAGGATTGACCTGCTCTCGGATTCAGTGGTTTTCTCTGAGTCGTCACGGGTCTCTGGAATCTCACTTACCTCTCCGGGTACGGGTGAGGTCATTTTCAGAGACTGCTGTCTGCTATGCCTCTAAAGATGGTACAACAAAAGACAGTGGAAGTGATGGTGGGAAGGTAATCTTGGGGGATAATTTATTTGCACCTTTCATCCACTGCCAAACACCACAGATATGGTAATAATTTAGTATGTGCTGACACCAGTCATGTTTACACAGAAAAGCATCAGTGAGGGGAAGAGACTCTCTGGCTCTGGAGGGTCAGGCAAAGGGGGAAGCCAGCTCCGCTGCCCCAAATGTGGAGATCCCTGCACACATGTAGAGACCTTTGTATGTGAGTAAACTGATAAGCTTTGgacaaacatgacaaatggTTTGGTTTGCATTATTAggtaaaatatgtcaaaagtattttttaaatcaacggGAGTAGGTGTAAAGGAATGTGAGATTTGGTTAACTGAGGAAACACATCTATGACAGATGTTATGTGGAATTCTCACTTACCAACCTCGagatgatgaaaataaaatcataattatGTGAACTATGGTGGtggcaaaaaattaaatagaaatgagATGTAATAGAAAGCTCTGTGTCTATTATATGGAAATACAGTATCATATATAAATAACTGGCATTATTACTACTAAATTAATTTTGCTGAGATGGTTATATCACATGCAACATGGATGGAATGCAAGAAAAATAAGAGATGCTGGATAGTGCATTGagtgaaataaaaggaaaggatATTACAGCACAGTGGACTAGAAGTAAACCATTGATaagttttccttgtttttggctgtatgctttgttttttcgttaaactaaaataactttaaccacagtgtaaacacacagcaTAGGACATAGGACAACACAAACATCAACCATAATTTCCTGcacagtttgttaaaaataaagatgtgcAACTAAATGCTGATTTGCTGGTGGTTGTCTAATGAACACTTTATGCTTTGTGTTGCACTTCAACTGTGCAAGATTACAAGTTTCTGCTTACTTAAAACCAAAAATTTCTGTTGGgtttactaaagtaaaacataacgtcaaaaagtaaaaactaatatTTGTGTCCGCCAATCTCTGCATACTTTTTATTCTTCTGATTGCACCTTCCACATGTTTTTTCATATGATCGTTTTTCCATTGTCTGGAATAAACTTTCCAAGTCAAGCGTAGCTTTGAAGTGTTCCGTTTGTGAGCTCTGCGTAATCAGTtaggtccttttttttttttttttttttttttagaccacAGACACAAGATAACGGTAGTTTTACtagtattaaaatgtaaatttttgaGCTGAACATTGATCAAAACCTTGACTCATTGTTGCTGTTTAGTGCAT encodes:
- the LOC137125061 gene encoding uncharacterized protein isoform X2, which produces MKEGNGVYLAWKVLLAGICVLLLLSSTGLVFLLVWQNELTEELVRLDAQMQELSQSCRLQAAILPEASEKAAELKKLQRSRRNPEGETREESDEKNDMMMLMTYSMVPVKAFLDLCGSSKGVCLTGPPGPPGWPGRAGSPGPQGAPGPEGKRGRRGPPGEKGDPGPRGNCGTYNNYTEGPLCPSGPPGPPGPPGPAGPACHCNKTRKKTIREQIRQTNMAMDLSPPFLTNEDFNETEAENQSSSPNYKIESPNDFFSVTVSAKPLDTITEYGKTTLSSEDTKTNLSLTTWEEDGTKAITTESASFHLEHNNDTLMMNDTNTENVTEPPVQLSTALLPQNFDHNSEVVNGTKNMTDTTITRELVSPSPDYGFDTWTQTNPENVTKESVNSLTPSSTTPNPTQNVLNVTDFKKRPTSTEFESPNNFINVTVSAKPLDTTTEYGKTTLSSEETKTNLSLTTWEEDGTKAITTESASFHLEHNNDIFMMNDTNTENVTEPPVKLSTALLPQNFDHNSEVVNSTNNITDTTITRALLSEDQNRDAFNGSGIIIGEIMESGSPYLPQDKQLNLTANEKWRKTESQRPPDNNKDVLNVSDSEKLLDRELEPEFVSFNQDNNHNSFNDTNTENVTEVPVLLVREPPTSHPADNSRDDLYVTESENLLEIKIEPESKSFQIGNNISNDTNTENVTEAPIKSTTVADAVDLSQMKGILNNSENFNDIPMKSGSSSRLQKINVTTNDSLKKTGCRIKSIKCPKRDNKMQSTFGAWMSDGLWLDEARYWMADHFSGRILVEYDNISLFHSRRNSTIDVGKYYQGCGHVVYNRTFYFHHGGTNRLIKFDLNTRRTNTLVLEGSRYNDRNYLFCNSKTYFKFAVDENGLWVIFGSDTDDDIMVAKLNPDTFSLESVVRTAYPTTKAGNAFILCGVLYFTDNNDRRVTYAFDLKKEISVNVSFDLRPADGILAMLSYYPNRRSLYMWDNRSLKTCSVKLKIT
- the LOC137125061 gene encoding uncharacterized protein isoform X1; its protein translation is MKEGNGVYLAWKVLLAGICVLLLLSSTGLVFLLVWQNELTEELVRLDAQMQELSQSCRLQAAILPEASEKAAELKKLQRSRRNPEGETREESDEKNDMMMLMTYSMVPVKAFLDLCGSSKGVCLTGPPGPPGWPGRAGSPGPQGAPGPEGKRGRRGPPGEKGDPGPRGNCGTYNNYTEGPLCPSGPPGPPGPPGPAGPACHCNKTRKKTIREQIRQTNMAMDLSPPFLTNEDFNETEAENQSSSPNYKIESPNDFFSVTVSAKPLDTITEYGKTTLSSEDTKTNLSLTTWEEDGTKAITTESASFHLEHNNDTLMMNDTNTENVTEPPVQLSTALLPQNFDHNSEVVNGTKNMTDTTITRELVSPSPDYGFDTWTQTNPENVTKESVNSLTPSSTTPNPTQNVLNVTDFKKRPTSTEFESPNNFINVTVSAKPLDTTTEYGKTTLSSEETKTNLSLTTWEEDGTKAITTESASFHLEHNNDIFMMNDTNTENVTEPPVKLSTALLPQNFDHNSEVVNSTNNITDTTITRALLSEDQNRDAFNGSGIIIGEIMESGSPYLPQDKQLNLTANEKWRKTESQRPPDNNKDVLNVSDSEKLLDRELEPEFVSFNQDNNHNSFNDTNTENVTEVPVLLVRASLDVEQSRDAFNASKAMTKTPMKSEPPTSHPADNSRDDLYVTESENLLEIKIEPESKSFQIGNNISNDTNTENVTEAPIKSTTVADAVDLSQMKGILNNSENFNDIPMKSGSSSRLQKINVTTNDSLKKTGCRIKSIKCPKRDNKMQSTFGAWMSDGLWLDEARYWMADHFSGRILVEYDNISLFHSRRNSTIDVGKYYQGCGHVVYNRTFYFHHGGTNRLIKFDLNTRRTNTLVLEGSRYNDRNYLFCNSKTYFKFAVDENGLWVIFGSDTDDDIMVAKLNPDTFSLESVVRTAYPTTKAGNAFILCGVLYFTDNNDRRVTYAFDLKKEISVNVSFDLRPADGILAMLSYYPNRRSLYMWDNRSLKTCSVKLKIT